A single window of Granulibacter bethesdensis DNA harbors:
- a CDS encoding sarcosine oxidase subunit gamma, which translates to MADVTFPQRHTPLAGISPDIAALSVTPPQRRLTLHLRDTDRACINGALGFALPPALRAAVQGQRAALWMGPEETLILSTEINDLAPALEAALKDVPHALVDVSHRQIGLLIEGARAVDALNTGCPLDLSEAAFPVGMCTRTLYHKADIVLWRLSSTQFHVEVWRSFAPYVWELLDKARREAA; encoded by the coding sequence ATGGCTGACGTGACCTTTCCCCAGCGCCACACGCCACTGGCCGGCATCAGCCCCGATATTGCCGCGCTGAGCGTGACGCCCCCGCAGCGGCGCCTGACCCTGCATCTGCGTGACACTGACCGCGCCTGCATCAATGGCGCACTGGGCTTCGCCCTGCCGCCGGCGCTGCGCGCCGCCGTACAAGGGCAGCGTGCCGCCTTATGGATGGGACCGGAAGAAACGCTGATCCTCAGCACGGAAATCAATGATCTCGCCCCGGCCCTGGAAGCCGCGCTGAAGGATGTGCCGCATGCGCTGGTCGATGTGTCCCATCGGCAGATAGGCCTGCTGATCGAGGGGGCGCGGGCGGTAGACGCGCTGAACACCGGCTGCCCGCTTGATCTGTCCGAGGCGGCTTTCCCGGTCGGCATGTGCACGCGCACTCTCTACCACAAGGCGGACATCGTGCTCTGGCGTCTCTCATCCACGCAGTTTCATGTGGAAGTCTGGCGGTCTTTCGCCCCTTATGTATGGGAATTGCTTGACAAAGCCCGCCGCGAGGCGGCCTGA